The genomic interval GTGTCTGAGTATATGCCCGCTGTGGGGGGGTAGCGGCTGGTAGCCCTTGACAAACAACATAGACTTCAGCATGACAGCATAATGGCAGCATCATTGTCTTTCTGAGCGAAGCGAAGAATCTCAGAGATGCTTCACACTGTTCAGCATGACACGCGGAAGTAGCCGCAGGCCTTAGCCTGCTTTTCAGCATCACACGAAAGCCAACGTAGGGGGTACAGCGAAAATGAAATATATCAAACACACCCTGCCTGCGATAGCCATTGCGCTAGCTGCGGTGGTGGTCGTCTCTTGCGGTAGACAGTCCACTACTGCCACCAAAGAGCTGGAGGTCGCCTGCTTCAAGGGTGGATATGGCATTGACTTCTTCGAGCAGGCGGCGCGCGAATACGAACAGCAACATCCGGGCGTCAAAATCAAGGTATGGGGTAACCCGCGTGTGTGGGAACAGTTGCGCCCACGCTTCATTGCGGGCAACCCCCCCGACCTAACCTACCCCGGCTGGGGTATGGACCACTGGGCACTGGTGTACGAGGGGCAGGTTATCCCGCTGGATGAATATCTGGACAGCCCGCCCTACGGTAAAACCGAAGGCAAATGGCGCGATACCTTCGAGCCTGCCCTGCTGGAGCTGTGCCAGTATCAGGGCAAGACCTACATGCTACCCTACTTCTTCAGTATGCTCGGCTGGTGGTACAACAAGGACATGTTTGAGAAAAACGGCTGGAAACCACCACGCACATGGAGCGAACTGCTGGACCTCTGCGAGAAGATTAAAGCCAAGGGCATCGCGCCCATCACCTATCAGGGCATCTACCCCGCCTACGCAGTCAGCGGGTTCCTCATCCCGTGGGTCATCAGCGCGGGGGGCATTGAAGCCTTTGATGACGCGCAAAATCTCGTGCCGGGTGCGTGGAAGTCGCCGGCGTTCCTGAAAGCGGCACAGATGATGGACGAGCTGCGCCGCCGTGGGTATTTCCAGGAAGGTGCAAACGGCATGGACCACACCGGGGCGCAGATGGAGTTCATTTCAGGACGCGCCGCGATGATACCCTGCGGCACTTGGCTGCACTCGGAAATGCGCAACGTGTTGCCACCGAACTTCCGCATGGGGTTCTTCCTGCCACCGGTGCTGGACGACGGCAAGGGCGACCCGACCGCCGTCGGTATCGGCATCGAGCCGTGGATGGTTCCCACCAAGGGCAAAAACCGCGAACTCGCCATTGACTTCTACAAATATATGACCTCGCTGGAGAAGGCGAAGCAGTTCGTGGAGCAGAAGGGCACGCTGATGTCCATCCGCGGTAGCGACCAGGCAAACTTCCCCGAGCATCTGAAAGAACCCGTCGAGGTGTTCCGCAGGGCGAAAACCGTCTGGTCGGTGGAGTACCGTCAGTGGTACCCCAAGCTGGGCAAGGCGGTAGAAGACGCCACCGCTGCGCTGCTGTCGGGCAACATCACGCCCGAGCAGTTTGTCGAGCGACTGGAAGCGGCGGCGGAGGCGGCACGGCAGGACAAGAACCTTCCCAAGCACACCTACAAACGCGGACAGGGGCGATGAGCGGACGTTCCCGCGGGATATTCATCGCCGGGTTTCTGCTACCGGCAACGGTGCTGTATGCGCTGTTCGTGGTGGCGCCGGTGCTGCAGGCGTTCGCCTTCTCGATGTATCGCTGGCGGGGAATTTCGGAAAGCCGTACCTTCATCGGACTGGAGAACTTCCGCCAGATCTTCGCGGACCCCATTGTGTGGCTGGCGCTGCGACACAATCTGCTGCTGTTTGTGGGCACAAGCATCGTCATCCTGGCACTTGCGCTCGCGCTGGCGCACGCCGTCGGGCACGACTCGGGCACGGCGCGTTTCCTGCGGGCGGTGTACCTGTTTCCACAGGTCATCTCGCTGGTCGTGGTGGCTGTGCTGTGGCTGTTTATCCTCAACCCTTCCTTCGGCATCCTGAACGGCGCGCTGAAGGCGGTCGGTCTGGAAGCGTGGGCGATTGCGTGGCTGGGCGACAAACGCACTGCGCTGGCGGCGGTGGGCGTGGCGCACGTGTGGCACGCGCTGGGGTTTTATATCATGCTGTTCAGTGCAGCCCTGCGCACCATCCCGCACGAGGTGATGGAGGCAGCGACGCTGGATGGGGCGGCGGGTCTTGTGCGGTTGCGTCACGTGACCCTGCCCCTGCTGTGGGCGGTGCTGCGGATTGCTTTGGTCTACATGGCAATCGGCACGATGAATATCTTCGCGCTCGTGTTCCTGATGACACAGGGCGGTCCCGACCGCGCCACCGAGGTGATGCTGACTTACCTGTATGAGCAGGCGTTCAAACACAGCGACTTTGGCTATGCCACCGCGCTGGCGATAGTGAACTTCATGGTGGTGATGGCGCTGAGCGGGGCGATTCTGGCACTGCTTCGCCATAACCCGCAGGAGGGCAGGGCGTGATGCGGCGCGTGCTGATTGGTGGCGGGTTGTGGATATTCGCCCTGTCGGTGGTCGTGCCCCTGCTGTGGGTGCTGATGACCGCCTTTAAGACGGGACCCGAAATCTTCACCTCGCCGTGGGGCTTGCCTCGGTCGCCGCAATGGCAGAACTTTGTGCGGGCATGGCAGGAGGCGGGCATCGCCCGTTACTTCATGAACAGCCTCATCGTTACCCTCAGCACGCTGGCAATCCTGTTGCCCATCGGCGCGATGGCGGCGTATATCTTCGCCCGCTATCCGTTTCGCGGCGCGAACTGGCTGTTTGGGGCGTTCCTGGGCGGAATGATGTTCCCGCTTTTCCTCACTATAGTGCCGCTGTTCTTGCTGCTGGCGCGGCTGGGTTTGCTGGATACCCTGCACGGCTTGACGCTGGTTTATGTGGCGTACTCCCTGCCGTTTACGGTGTTCGTACTGACGGGCTTTTTCCAGACCCTGCCCCAGGAGCTGCTGGAAGCGGCGCTGATTGACGGCTGCGGCCCCGCGCGGGCGTTCTGGAAGGTGATGCTGCCGCTGGCGAAGCCGGGAATCATCGTGGTGGGAGTGTTCAACGCGATTGGCTTGTGGAACGAATATCCCCTCGCGCTGGTCATCATGAGCAGCGACGAGAGGCGCACCCTGCCACTTGGTATCGCCAACCTGCTGATGGTGGAACAGTACCAGAGCGACTGGGGCGCGCTGTTTGCAGGGCTGGTGATTGTGATGCTGCCCGTGCTGTTCGTGTACTGGCTGTTCCGCGACCGGATCCACGAGACGATGGTCGCTGGGGCGTTGAAGGGGTAGAGAAGCGCAATGAGGGGGTAAGGGTTGTAGAGTATGGCTGGGAAATGGACTGTCCAACCACGGGGCTTTGTAGATGTCGTCAAGACGGTAAGGCAGGGGAATACGCAGTGAACTGCGAATCCCCAGGATAAACGCCGACGAGTTGACCGTTTGGGTGGCGGGGCACAGCTGCGTCGCAACCAACCTGTAGGTATGGCATCCAATATCCCTGTTGCAGCGCCGGAACTTTCTTTCTATCTCAGCGAGGGATTGTGACGGGACTATGCAGTTGGCTACAGCGGTATACGTTTGTCATCCATGTGCGAAAGGGGGTAAGTCGCCGTGCCGGTGAGCAGGCTTTTTCGTTTCATTCTCTGGAATGACATGCACGTTCGCGCAGCGCAGGTACCTGACAGGTCCGAAGGCTACCCTTTAGCCAACGAGAAGGCGCTTTGGGCGTTGGAATGCGCGAACGGTCAACATGGTTGCGAACCGCCGGATTTTATCCTCTCGTTAGGCGACATCGTTGACGGCGAAATTCCGGACTATCGCGACGATTTCCGCACGTTGAAAAACCTTCTGCTGAGCCGCCTGAAGGTGCCTTTCTTGCCGTGCGTCGGTAATCACGAAAACGGTCAGGGCGAGGGCATCCCCGAACGATACGTTGCCTACGACTGGTGTTTTGGCGAGGGATGGCGTAATTATGTGTTTACGTGCAAGGGAATTGGTTTCATTGTCGTGGATACCAGTGGTGCTCACCGACTCGGCGACGCAGTAACGGAAGCCAGAAATGCGTTCCTGGAGCGGGCTTTCCGTTTTCTGCAAGGTCGTCCCGTTATACTGGCAACTCATGTTCCACTGGTACCGATGCGGGACGAAGAGGTTTTGAAAGCCAGTTTCGGTTTTGACAGCTGGAAGGTTCGAGATGAGCGCACTTGCAAAGTCGTCCACGCACACGCCCATCAAGTCATTGCTGTCTTCAGCGGTCATCTCCATCTCACGGCGGCGAA from Bacillota bacterium carries:
- a CDS encoding extracellular solute-binding protein: MKYIKHTLPAIAIALAAVVVVSCGRQSTTATKELEVACFKGGYGIDFFEQAAREYEQQHPGVKIKVWGNPRVWEQLRPRFIAGNPPDLTYPGWGMDHWALVYEGQVIPLDEYLDSPPYGKTEGKWRDTFEPALLELCQYQGKTYMLPYFFSMLGWWYNKDMFEKNGWKPPRTWSELLDLCEKIKAKGIAPITYQGIYPAYAVSGFLIPWVISAGGIEAFDDAQNLVPGAWKSPAFLKAAQMMDELRRRGYFQEGANGMDHTGAQMEFISGRAAMIPCGTWLHSEMRNVLPPNFRMGFFLPPVLDDGKGDPTAVGIGIEPWMVPTKGKNRELAIDFYKYMTSLEKAKQFVEQKGTLMSIRGSDQANFPEHLKEPVEVFRRAKTVWSVEYRQWYPKLGKAVEDATAALLSGNITPEQFVERLEAAAEAARQDKNLPKHTYKRGQGR
- a CDS encoding carbohydrate ABC transporter permease; its protein translation is MRRVLIGGGLWIFALSVVVPLLWVLMTAFKTGPEIFTSPWGLPRSPQWQNFVRAWQEAGIARYFMNSLIVTLSTLAILLPIGAMAAYIFARYPFRGANWLFGAFLGGMMFPLFLTIVPLFLLLARLGLLDTLHGLTLVYVAYSLPFTVFVLTGFFQTLPQELLEAALIDGCGPARAFWKVMLPLAKPGIIVVGVFNAIGLWNEYPLALVIMSSDERRTLPLGIANLLMVEQYQSDWGALFAGLVIVMLPVLFVYWLFRDRIHETMVAGALKG
- a CDS encoding metallophosphoesterase, translated to MPVSRLFRFILWNDMHVRAAQVPDRSEGYPLANEKALWALECANGQHGCEPPDFILSLGDIVDGEIPDYRDDFRTLKNLLLSRLKVPFLPCVGNHENGQGEGIPERYVAYDWCFGEGWRNYVFTCKGIGFIVVDTSGAHRLGDAVTEARNAFLERAFRFLQGRPVILATHVPLVPMRDEEVLKASFGFDSWKVRDERTCKVVHAHAHQVIAVFSGHLHLTAAKWVNGIAHIVPAGTAGYPADFASVDVYPEKITVRMHRAPQPLLDRKGNIHGTPRHKQDYTDADHPTHERYLWGNPEEREITIQLQNAKRPASRRERLRVYHEVGAGTWKEVAY
- a CDS encoding sugar ABC transporter permease, which produces MSGRSRGIFIAGFLLPATVLYALFVVAPVLQAFAFSMYRWRGISESRTFIGLENFRQIFADPIVWLALRHNLLLFVGTSIVILALALALAHAVGHDSGTARFLRAVYLFPQVISLVVVAVLWLFILNPSFGILNGALKAVGLEAWAIAWLGDKRTALAAVGVAHVWHALGFYIMLFSAALRTIPHEVMEAATLDGAAGLVRLRHVTLPLLWAVLRIALVYMAIGTMNIFALVFLMTQGGPDRATEVMLTYLYEQAFKHSDFGYATALAIVNFMVVMALSGAILALLRHNPQEGRA